A window of Eubacteriaceae bacterium ES3 contains these coding sequences:
- the radA gene encoding DNA repair protein RadA — translation MAKKKTVFVCQSCGYNAAKWMGKCPECGEWNSLVEETDYSAATKAPTTRERGVYSKPKSLNEISYSGENRIKTLNQELDRVLGGGIVPGGMILLGGDPGIGKSTLLLQATESLGAQGQKVLYISGEESEQQLKMRGERMQVKSENILFLSEINIPYILETIEKASPAIVIIDSIQTMYSPEITSAPGSVSQIRENTGALMQVAKKDNIAMVLVGHVTKEGNIAGPRVLEHMVDTVLYFEGEKYHTYRILRGVKNRFGSTNEIGIFEMTQKGLQTVSNPSEMMLDSRPENTCGSVVIPCMEGSRPLLVELQGLVSSSGFGNPRRMATGMDHNRMVLLMAILEKRLGIDLSSFDAYINVVGGIRIDEPALDLAVISVLYSSLREFEIPEDLMILGEVGLTGEVRSISQMEKRLVEGVKLGFKRCIIPKSNKKGLSVKGIEVLAVDNVRSALELIY, via the coding sequence ATGGCTAAAAAAAAGACAGTTTTTGTATGCCAGTCCTGTGGCTATAATGCGGCAAAATGGATGGGAAAGTGTCCGGAATGCGGTGAGTGGAACTCTCTGGTGGAAGAGACGGATTATTCCGCAGCCACAAAAGCTCCAACCACCCGAGAACGGGGTGTTTATTCCAAACCCAAATCTTTAAATGAGATCTCCTATTCTGGGGAGAATCGAATTAAAACGCTCAATCAGGAATTGGATCGGGTGCTAGGCGGCGGGATCGTCCCGGGAGGAATGATCCTTTTGGGGGGAGATCCGGGAATTGGTAAATCGACTTTGCTTTTACAGGCCACTGAAAGTTTAGGAGCCCAAGGACAAAAGGTTCTGTATATCTCCGGCGAGGAATCCGAGCAGCAGCTGAAAATGCGTGGCGAGCGGATGCAGGTAAAATCAGAAAATATTCTTTTTCTATCGGAAATTAATATTCCCTATATCCTTGAAACTATTGAAAAAGCCAGCCCGGCAATTGTGATCATCGATTCTATTCAGACTATGTACAGTCCTGAAATTACTTCTGCTCCTGGGAGTGTGAGCCAGATCAGAGAGAATACCGGTGCCTTGATGCAGGTTGCAAAAAAAGACAACATTGCTATGGTACTGGTAGGTCATGTTACCAAGGAAGGCAACATTGCTGGCCCCAGAGTGTTAGAACATATGGTTGATACGGTCCTTTATTTTGAGGGCGAAAAATATCATACTTACCGGATTTTGCGGGGGGTTAAAAATCGTTTTGGTTCAACCAATGAGATTGGCATTTTTGAAATGACACAAAAAGGTTTGCAGACCGTATCTAATCCCTCAGAGATGATGCTCGACAGCCGACCGGAAAACACCTGCGGCTCAGTAGTAATTCCCTGTATGGAGGGAAGTCGGCCGCTGCTGGTCGAGTTGCAGGGACTGGTTTCTTCCTCCGGTTTTGGGAATCCACGGCGGATGGCAACAGGAATGGATCATAACCGGATGGTTTTATTAATGGCAATTCTAGAAAAACGATTAGGAATTGATCTATCTTCCTTTGATGCTTATATCAATGTAGTCGGTGGAATCAGAATTGATGAACCGGCGCTGGATCTGGCAGTGATATCTGTGCTTTATTCCAGCCTTAGAGAGTTCGAAATACCTGAAGATCTGATGATTCTTGGAGAGGTGGGCTTGACCGGTGAAGTCAGAAGTATCTCACAGATGGAAAAGCGTCTGGTAGAAGGTGTTAAATTGGGCTTTAAACGCTGTATCATTCCTAAAAGCAACAAGAAAGGTTTAAGCGTTAAAGGAATTGAAGTTTTAGCGGTTGACAATGTTCGGTCTGCACTTGAGCTGATCTACTAG
- a CDS encoding VanZ family protein — MIKNNRARFMIKLVFFAYLIGLFMMTLLPDSSNITYETTYNLVPITSIDNFFYDIVENGIINWDYLATNPTDIKEIIMNVFTSSFINLFGNILLFVPLGLLYPLSRKKKVGFLEIFLVCLGTTALIEVIQFLFLTSRRADIDDIILNLIGGLIGYLIYKWME; from the coding sequence ATGATAAAAAATAATCGGGCCAGGTTTATGATCAAACTTGTCTTCTTTGCCTATCTGATTGGTCTGTTTATGATGACACTCCTGCCGGACAGCAGCAATATTACTTATGAAACAACTTATAATCTGGTGCCTATCACCAGTATTGACAATTTTTTCTATGATATCGTAGAAAATGGGATTATCAACTGGGATTATCTGGCAACTAATCCTACTGATATAAAAGAAATTATTATGAATGTTTTCACATCTTCTTTTATTAATCTATTTGGAAACATTCTGCTTTTTGTTCCCCTGGGACTCTTATATCCTCTTAGTCGCAAGAAAAAGGTGGGCTTTCTGGAAATTTTTCTGGTATGTCTGGGAACAACAGCTTTAATTGAGGTAATCCAATTCCTGTTTTTGACCAGCAGGCGGGCTGATATTGATGATATCATTCTCAATCTGATCGGTGGTCTAATCGGTTATCTGATATATAAATGGATGGAATAA
- a CDS encoding PTS sugar transporter subunit IIC, with the protein MEKEKKYSGFKDFLAKKNIEFTVERYLLDALKFMAFGLFGTLLMGSILNQVGILFNIPFLSETVWPVAQSMTGPAIAVAVAYSLKAPPLVMFSITIGGALGNSLGGPAGAFIAAVVGTEFGKAVAGETKVDILVTPFVTMIIGALTASVVGPPIGSLMTWLGDVIMWATIQQPIIMGAVIAVVVGIVLTLPISSAALCIMLGLSGLAAGAATVGCCCQMVGFAVQSFKDNGVGGLAAQGIGTSMIQMPNIIKNYRIWIPPTLASLILGPLATTVFQMKNTSVAAGMGTCGFVGQIGTVMAMTEAGDSMTNIVMGIALLQFIFPALLTYLFYRLLYAKKWIKDGDMKLDL; encoded by the coding sequence ATGGAAAAAGAAAAGAAATATTCCGGTTTTAAAGATTTTCTTGCCAAAAAGAATATCGAATTCACAGTGGAACGCTATCTTCTGGATGCCCTGAAATTTATGGCTTTTGGCTTATTTGGAACCCTTTTAATGGGGTCTATTCTGAACCAGGTCGGGATCCTTTTTAATATCCCCTTTTTATCAGAAACAGTTTGGCCGGTAGCTCAGTCGATGACCGGTCCAGCCATAGCCGTGGCCGTAGCTTACAGTTTAAAGGCCCCGCCCCTGGTGATGTTTTCAATCACGATTGGTGGAGCCTTGGGAAATAGCCTTGGTGGTCCTGCCGGTGCTTTTATCGCTGCAGTAGTGGGAACCGAGTTTGGTAAGGCTGTTGCTGGAGAAACAAAGGTGGATATTTTGGTCACGCCTTTTGTTACAATGATAATAGGTGCTTTAACGGCATCAGTTGTTGGCCCGCCGATCGGATCATTAATGACATGGTTAGGGGATGTCATAATGTGGGCGACTATTCAGCAGCCGATAATTATGGGAGCGGTTATTGCTGTTGTGGTCGGGATTGTTTTAACCCTACCCATTTCCAGTGCGGCGCTTTGTATTATGCTTGGTCTTTCAGGTTTAGCTGCTGGAGCAGCTACTGTGGGGTGTTGTTGTCAAATGGTCGGTTTTGCCGTCCAAAGTTTTAAAGATAATGGTGTCGGTGGACTGGCTGCACAGGGAATTGGAACATCCATGATTCAGATGCCTAATATTATTAAAAATTATAGAATCTGGATTCCCCCAACCTTGGCATCACTGATTTTAGGCCCCCTGGCAACCACTGTTTTTCAGATGAAGAATACTTCCGTAGCGGCAGGAATGGGGACTTGCGGATTTGTTGGCCAGATCGGAACGGTAATGGCCATGACAGAAGCCGGAGATTCGATGACCAATATTGTTATGGGCATCGCTTTGTTACAATTCATTTTTCCGGCACTGCTGACATATCTGTTTTATCGCCTTCTATATGCTAAAAAATGGATAAAAGATGGGGATATGAAACTGGACTTATAA
- a CDS encoding YigZ family protein translates to MEDYTTILESTETEIEIKKSRFLNFVFHVENEAEVEAVLSELRKKHYKATHICWAYVLNTIPLRQKATDDGEPAGTAGKPILEVINHKELKDVLVVVIRYFGGIKLGTGGLVRAYGGGASDVIKAAQVIKKQFSSQIYIEIAYPLYGGLINQLTEKKWLPVEEDFADKVTLFFQIPAAEAKEFLAWITEETNGQFEHTEDEPEYVNVRLKDC, encoded by the coding sequence GTGGAAGATTATACAACCATTCTTGAATCGACTGAAACAGAAATAGAGATAAAAAAATCGCGTTTTCTAAACTTTGTCTTTCATGTAGAAAATGAAGCAGAGGTAGAAGCGGTCTTATCAGAACTTCGTAAAAAGCATTATAAGGCCACCCATATCTGCTGGGCATATGTATTAAACACGATACCCTTAAGGCAGAAGGCGACTGATGATGGTGAACCGGCTGGAACCGCCGGTAAACCGATTCTGGAAGTGATCAATCATAAAGAACTGAAAGATGTTTTAGTTGTTGTGATTCGATATTTTGGAGGAATTAAGCTGGGTACTGGCGGTCTGGTCAGAGCTTATGGCGGCGGAGCCAGTGATGTGATTAAGGCCGCTCAGGTGATTAAGAAACAATTTTCCAGCCAAATCTATATAGAAATTGCTTATCCTTTATATGGAGGGTTGATTAATCAGTTGACTGAAAAGAAATGGTTGCCGGTCGAGGAAGATTTTGCCGATAAGGTCACCTTGTTTTTCCAGATTCCAGCGGCAGAAGCGAAAGAATTTCTGGCCTGGATAACGGAAGAAACAAATGGTCAGTTTGAACATACTGAAGATGAGCCGGAGTATGTTAATGTCAGGTTAAAAGATTGTTAG
- the hflX gene encoding GTPase HflX, giving the protein MSKIKSDLKKSVKMRLDDLVGIEMENLLDEAVLNELRDLTLETGREILIGTSDKNRILWVNIGDAANVSVGDSQMESYVKSLNRYRVIHTHPGGNPRLSAEDFSAAKAQWLQCIVAVGVDEKTPSLFGMGIPMVAEDKIIYRQGYFNSLKKLNAFPLEQFILKANRFIKNDPNRIYESENEEERVLLLGLSTASQKGMDIDESMSELAQLVLTAGGTVLETVTQNRSQIDPTFYLGRGKIQEITKIIQNNDINMIVTNDELNARQIHNIEALTSTKTIDRTTVILDIFAKHASTREGKLQVELAQQKYRMSHLKGLGIVMSRTGGGIGTRGPGEKKLETDRRHIRKQIEELEAKKKKIEKSNELNAVQRQKNLVKTVSLIGYTNSGKSTLFNRLTASQAVMQDGLFITLDSTMRKVSHDKHEYLISDTVGFIDKLPHDLVNAFKTTLKEVEMADLLLHVVDVSNPHFKEQIEVVNGVLKELNVVDRPILLVYNKIDQLTVEMRQTLAPEEEEVFISAKEGIGIDVLFEKVDDQLLGMRREETLLIPYEDTKTMAFLHEKKVVLELSYEEAGSLVQIEVTDDFPLHRVEKYLIVKES; this is encoded by the coding sequence ATGAGTAAAATCAAAAGTGACCTGAAAAAATCGGTCAAAATGCGTTTGGATGATCTGGTCGGGATTGAGATGGAGAACCTACTTGATGAAGCGGTTCTCAATGAGCTTCGCGACTTAACTTTGGAGACAGGACGGGAAATTCTTATCGGTACCAGTGATAAAAACCGGATTCTCTGGGTTAATATTGGAGACGCTGCTAATGTCTCGGTGGGTGATTCTCAGATGGAATCCTACGTTAAATCGCTTAATCGTTATCGGGTGATACATACTCATCCCGGCGGAAATCCCCGGCTTTCAGCAGAGGATTTTTCAGCTGCAAAAGCCCAGTGGCTGCAGTGTATTGTAGCAGTTGGGGTAGATGAAAAAACACCTTCTCTATTTGGAATGGGAATACCGATGGTGGCAGAAGATAAAATTATTTACCGCCAGGGTTATTTCAATTCTTTAAAAAAACTCAATGCTTTTCCCCTGGAACAGTTTATTTTAAAAGCCAATCGTTTTATAAAAAATGATCCCAACCGGATTTATGAGTCGGAAAATGAGGAGGAGCGGGTACTTCTTTTAGGTCTGTCAACTGCGTCTCAAAAAGGGATGGATATTGATGAATCCATGTCAGAGTTGGCTCAATTGGTTTTAACAGCAGGGGGAACGGTTTTAGAAACGGTGACTCAAAACCGCAGCCAGATTGATCCTACCTTTTATTTAGGACGGGGAAAGATTCAGGAAATTACTAAAATCATTCAGAACAATGATATTAATATGATTGTCACTAATGATGAACTTAATGCCCGGCAAATCCACAATATTGAAGCTTTAACATCTACAAAAACTATCGATCGGACAACCGTTATTCTGGATATCTTTGCCAAACATGCCAGTACCAGAGAAGGAAAGCTTCAGGTTGAACTGGCCCAGCAGAAATATCGAATGAGTCATTTAAAAGGGCTGGGAATAGTGATGTCAAGAACCGGTGGCGGGATTGGAACCCGAGGTCCGGGTGAAAAGAAACTGGAAACCGATCGCCGTCATATTAGAAAGCAAATTGAAGAGCTGGAAGCAAAAAAAAAAAAAATTGAAAAAAGCAATGAACTCAATGCTGTTCAGCGGCAGAAAAACCTCGTCAAGACGGTGAGTCTGATCGGTTATACCAACTCTGGAAAAAGTACTCTTTTTAACAGATTAACTGCCAGTCAGGCAGTCATGCAGGATGGTCTTTTTATTACCCTGGATTCAACCATGAGGAAAGTCAGCCATGACAAGCACGAGTATTTAATCTCCGATACGGTTGGTTTTATTGACAAGCTCCCCCATGATCTGGTCAATGCTTTTAAAACGACACTAAAAGAAGTGGAGATGGCAGATCTTTTATTACACGTGGTGGATGTTTCCAACCCGCATTTTAAGGAGCAAATTGAGGTTGTTAATGGTGTCTTGAAAGAGTTAAATGTGGTAGACCGCCCGATTCTGCTGGTCTATAATAAAATTGATCAGCTGACCGTTGAAATGCGTCAAACTCTGGCCCCGGAGGAAGAAGAAGTATTTATTTCTGCTAAGGAAGGAATTGGTATCGATGTTCTTTTTGAAAAAGTTGATGATCAGCTTTTAGGAATGCGCAGGGAAGAGACCCTCTTGATTCCTTACGAGGATACAAAAACCATGGCTTTTCTGCATGAGAAAAAGGTGGTCCTGGAGCTTAGTTATGAAGAGGCTGGAAGTTTGGTACAGATTGAAGTGACAGATGATTTTCCTCTTCACCGTGTGGAAAAGTATTTAATTGTGAAAGAGAGCTAA
- the thiI gene encoding tRNA uracil 4-sulfurtransferase ThiI, whose amino-acid sequence MEHVILVRYGEIALKGLNRRYFIDLLVKNIKNTLKQFESAKVKKIQGRIIVSINEEELSEALLRVQKVFGIVSISPAVVIESKMEVIEAQAVVMMAEVSDVKSFKVTARRGDKRFPIQSPEIGARLGGVILSANENLSVDLYEPDFNLWVEVREQTYMYHQFIPGNGGLPVGCSGKGALLLSGGIDSPIAGYQMAKRGVDLTCVYFHSFPYTSDRAKQKVVDLAKIMSQYCGKIKLYVVPFTEIQTKIVEMCPPRQTTIIMRRYMMRIAQMIAENEGAKSLITGESLGQVASQTMEGLGATNAVAEIPVFRPLIGFDKTEIVEIAQRIGTFETSILPYEDCCTIFVPKHPETRPKVSAIENSEENIKEMMIEMMETAVSESEIIQL is encoded by the coding sequence ATGGAACATGTAATACTTGTGCGCTATGGTGAAATTGCGCTAAAAGGCCTTAATCGGCGTTATTTTATAGATTTACTGGTTAAAAATATAAAAAATACCCTAAAACAATTTGAATCGGCAAAAGTCAAAAAAATTCAGGGACGGATTATTGTATCAATTAATGAAGAAGAATTGTCAGAAGCGCTTTTGCGGGTGCAAAAAGTTTTTGGCATTGTTTCCATCAGTCCAGCAGTTGTAATTGAGTCAAAGATGGAGGTCATTGAGGCCCAGGCTGTCGTAATGATGGCAGAAGTCAGTGATGTTAAAAGTTTTAAAGTAACTGCCAGACGAGGCGACAAGCGTTTTCCCATTCAGTCCCCGGAAATCGGTGCAAGACTGGGAGGGGTAATCCTAAGTGCCAATGAAAATTTGAGTGTGGACCTTTATGAGCCGGATTTTAATCTTTGGGTTGAAGTGCGGGAACAAACTTATATGTATCACCAGTTTATTCCTGGAAATGGCGGACTGCCCGTTGGCTGCAGTGGCAAAGGAGCGCTTTTATTATCCGGCGGAATCGATTCGCCGATTGCTGGTTATCAGATGGCTAAAAGAGGCGTAGATCTGACCTGCGTATATTTTCACAGTTTTCCCTACACCAGTGACCGGGCCAAACAGAAAGTTGTAGATCTGGCCAAAATAATGAGTCAGTACTGTGGTAAGATCAAACTTTATGTGGTGCCTTTTACTGAGATTCAAACAAAAATTGTTGAGATGTGTCCACCTCGACAGACCACGATCATTATGCGCCGGTATATGATGCGGATCGCTCAGATGATTGCAGAAAATGAAGGAGCAAAATCATTGATCACCGGTGAGAGCCTTGGTCAGGTGGCCAGTCAGACGATGGAGGGCTTGGGGGCCACTAATGCGGTTGCTGAAATTCCGGTTTTCAGACCGCTGATTGGTTTTGATAAAACTGAAATTGTCGAGATTGCCCAACGGATTGGAACTTTCGAAACATCAATTTTACCGTATGAGGACTGTTGTACAATTTTTGTACCTAAACATCCGGAAACCAGACCAAAGGTTTCGGCAATTGAAAACTCGGAAGAAAATATCAAAGAGATGATGATCGAAATGATGGAAACAGCTGTTTCGGAGTCAGAAATAATTCAGTTATGA
- a CDS encoding cysteine desulfurase family protein encodes MRKEIYLDYAATTPMDESVIEKVSQASKLYYGNPSSLYRLGMDAEQAVTGVRQKIAKTLNCQENEVIFTSGGTEGNNMVIRGIVEKSRRDNMRIITTAIEHPSVLDVFSFYQSHGIDVVFLEVDEQGLISLDDLQAALNENTVLVSIMGVNNELGTIQNLQAAGQLIKERFPRCVFHSDFVQGYLKIPIDVKALRLDAATICAHKIFGPKGVGAIYLKKGLSPKPLLLGGGQEQGLRSGTENVPGILGFGQAIDIRENSYQEDLKKLRQIRTKLIEKLENRIDEIKINGHETGSPYILNISFNHIRGEVLLHSLEAAGIFVSTGSACSSHKKEKQYVLKAIGLPEDLKEGTIRISFCKDITETDLDYTAEQIEKAVNSLRKLIKPKGQKKR; translated from the coding sequence ATGAGAAAAGAAATCTATTTAGACTATGCAGCAACTACCCCCATGGATGAATCAGTGATCGAAAAGGTCAGTCAGGCATCAAAATTATACTATGGGAATCCGTCTTCGCTCTATCGGCTGGGAATGGATGCAGAACAGGCTGTAACAGGTGTTAGACAGAAAATTGCCAAAACTTTAAATTGTCAGGAAAATGAAGTTATTTTTACTTCTGGCGGAACCGAAGGCAATAATATGGTGATTCGGGGAATCGTTGAAAAAAGCCGCAGAGACAATATGCGGATTATCACTACAGCTATTGAACACCCATCTGTTTTGGATGTTTTTTCCTTTTATCAGTCACATGGGATTGATGTAGTTTTTCTTGAAGTTGATGAACAGGGGTTGATCTCTCTTGACGATTTGCAGGCAGCTTTAAACGAGAATACGGTTCTGGTCAGCATTATGGGTGTCAATAATGAACTGGGCACCATCCAGAACCTTCAAGCTGCTGGTCAGCTGATCAAGGAGCGTTTTCCCAGATGTGTTTTTCACAGTGATTTTGTCCAGGGCTATTTAAAAATTCCAATTGATGTAAAAGCTCTAAGGTTAGATGCTGCTACCATCTGTGCCCATAAAATTTTTGGGCCCAAAGGTGTAGGGGCGATTTATCTAAAAAAAGGCCTATCTCCCAAACCTTTATTGTTAGGCGGCGGCCAGGAGCAGGGGCTTCGATCAGGTACTGAAAATGTGCCGGGAATTCTGGGTTTTGGACAAGCCATCGATATTCGGGAAAATTCTTATCAAGAGGATTTAAAAAAGTTGCGGCAAATCAGAACAAAACTGATTGAAAAGCTGGAAAATAGGATTGATGAGATAAAAATAAATGGGCATGAAACTGGCAGTCCATACATTTTAAATATATCCTTTAATCATATTCGGGGTGAAGTTCTTTTGCATAGTCTGGAGGCAGCAGGAATTTTTGTCTCAACCGGATCCGCCTGTTCATCCCATAAAAAAGAAAAGCAGTATGTTTTAAAAGCTATAGGTCTGCCAGAAGATTTAAAAGAAGGAACGATTAGGATTAGTTTTTGTAAAGATATAACAGAAACAGATCTTGATTATACGGCAGAACAGATCGAAAAAGCGGTGAACAGTTTAAGAAAGCTGATTAAACCCAAGGGGCAGAAAAAAAGATAA
- the dcd gene encoding dCTP deaminase: MILSDKTIYKYLESGDLVIDPLEKNQVQPASVDIRLGTSFLKLDENSFEAMSLTDEIKYISLEADEIIIPSNSFLLATTMEYIKLPCDLTAFVEGRSSIGRMGLFIQNAGWVDPGFEGEITLELYNANRLPIKLEKGRRICQLVFAQMDDVALNPYQGKYQGQRKAMGSRIFMDEECEDK, from the coding sequence ATGATATTATCGGATAAGACGATCTATAAATATCTTGAATCGGGGGACCTGGTGATTGACCCGCTGGAAAAAAATCAGGTCCAGCCCGCATCGGTAGATATTCGGTTAGGAACATCATTTCTAAAACTGGATGAAAACAGTTTTGAGGCTATGTCCTTAACAGATGAAATAAAATATATTTCCCTGGAGGCTGATGAGATTATTATCCCGTCTAACTCCTTTTTGCTGGCTACGACCATGGAGTATATTAAGCTTCCCTGTGACTTGACAGCTTTTGTAGAGGGCCGCAGCTCGATCGGACGAATGGGCCTGTTTATTCAAAATGCCGGCTGGGTTGATCCGGGTTTTGAAGGTGAAATCACGCTTGAGCTTTATAATGCCAATCGTCTGCCAATCAAATTAGAAAAAGGTCGACGGATTTGTCAGCTGGTTTTTGCCCAAATGGACGATGTAGCCTTAAATCCCTATCAGGGGAAATATCAGGGGCAGCGAAAAGCCATGGGCAGCCGGATTTTTATGGATGAAGAGTGCGAAGATAAATGA
- a CDS encoding endonuclease MutS2 gives MDQQSLNVLEFNKIISQLSGNCVTEGGKEAALTLKPHTSLAAVNHALNLTHEAMGMILRNGRPPLAPVKDVRDYLKRSAIGSMLSMGELLSIASLLRVIRDLKNYYEADTQMETLLLLKDSFEVMDDCQVLEKEISRKILGPEEMADTASRELARIRREMQFKNNRINDKLNSMVNSSSYDKILQEKIITIRNSRYVVPVKQEYRNQVPGIVLDKSASGATLFIEPLAVVELNNDIKILVAEEEQEMIRILKELTARVSEYRETIAPDYELLVDLDFVFGKAKFALATGGEKVNVKETGAISFLRARHPLIPVEQVVASDIIFEPGIDTMVITGPNTGGKTVTLKTVGLLSLMTQSGLFVPVREGSETRLFKNVFADIGDEQSIEQSLSTFSSHMTNIVKILNEADESSLVLFDELGAGTDPTEGAALAISILDGLHKRGVTSLSTTHYSELKEYALVTPGIVNASVEFDVKTLRPTYRLLIGVPGKSNAFSIAARLGLAEAIIENAKDLINTEAIRFEETLIKIDEKRRKTEAEHDAVIRLKQEADELKEKMAKEYNQSLLEQKALIEKAQLEAMEIVKKTREETEDIYREIRSIQESTANSVKDNKQLEAIRKRIKEKEKNIYEFGGDPRDLMQDHFEFEDLSVGMKVYVNSLRREGEIVKLLPNDQKVMVQVEVMKLKLDIADLSPSRAVGKTKEKQVTYKKTDRHAMETKLDLRGKNGEEALMLVEKMLDDAVLSGSKQLMIVHGKGTGRLRQIIHEYLKESKLIEDFRLGAMNEGGSGVTVVNL, from the coding sequence TTGGATCAACAAAGTCTTAATGTTTTGGAATTTAATAAAATCATCAGCCAGCTCAGCGGAAATTGTGTGACCGAGGGAGGGAAAGAAGCAGCCCTAACCCTTAAGCCGCATACCAGCTTAGCGGCTGTTAATCATGCCCTCAATCTGACCCATGAAGCAATGGGAATGATTTTAAGAAACGGGCGGCCACCCCTGGCACCAGTTAAGGATGTCAGAGACTATTTGAAGCGGAGTGCCATCGGATCGATGCTGTCGATGGGTGAGCTTTTATCAATTGCATCTTTGCTTCGGGTTATTAGGGACCTTAAAAATTATTATGAAGCCGATACTCAAATGGAAACCCTGCTTCTTTTAAAAGATAGTTTTGAAGTGATGGATGACTGTCAGGTTTTAGAGAAGGAAATCAGCCGAAAAATTCTCGGTCCAGAGGAAATGGCTGACACTGCCTCGCGGGAACTGGCAAGGATTCGTCGGGAGATGCAGTTTAAAAATAATCGAATTAATGACAAACTTAACAGCATGGTCAATTCTTCTTCATATGATAAAATTCTGCAGGAAAAAATTATAACAATCAGAAACAGCCGTTATGTGGTGCCGGTTAAACAGGAATACAGAAATCAGGTGCCGGGAATCGTCCTTGATAAATCAGCTAGTGGTGCTACCCTGTTTATTGAACCTTTAGCAGTGGTTGAGTTAAATAACGATATAAAAATTCTGGTGGCTGAAGAAGAACAGGAAATGATCCGGATTTTAAAGGAGCTGACAGCCAGAGTTTCAGAATACCGGGAGACGATTGCTCCTGACTATGAGCTGCTGGTAGATCTGGACTTTGTCTTTGGAAAAGCCAAGTTTGCCCTTGCTACCGGCGGTGAAAAAGTTAATGTTAAAGAGACTGGAGCCATTTCATTTTTGCGGGCCAGGCATCCGCTGATTCCTGTTGAACAGGTGGTTGCTTCCGACATTATATTTGAGCCGGGAATTGATACGATGGTGATTACCGGTCCCAATACCGGTGGAAAAACGGTCACCTTAAAAACCGTTGGTTTACTGAGCCTGATGACCCAGTCCGGTTTGTTTGTACCTGTGCGTGAAGGCAGCGAAACCCGATTGTTTAAAAACGTTTTTGCCGATATCGGTGATGAACAGAGTATTGAGCAAAGTCTATCGACTTTCTCTTCTCATATGACCAATATCGTTAAAATTTTAAATGAAGCCGATGAAAGCTCTCTGGTTTTATTCGATGAACTGGGTGCCGGAACGGATCCTACAGAAGGGGCGGCCCTGGCTATTTCGATTCTAGATGGCTTACATAAACGAGGGGTCACCAGTCTTTCAACCACTCATTATAGTGAACTAAAAGAATACGCCCTGGTCACACCGGGCATTGTAAATGCCAGTGTTGAATTTGATGTTAAAACCTTAAGACCGACTTATCGTTTATTGATAGGCGTTCCGGGAAAATCCAATGCGTTTTCCATCGCAGCTCGACTGGGTCTGGCCGAAGCAATTATCGAAAATGCCAAAGACTTGATCAATACAGAAGCGATTCGCTTTGAAGAAACCCTGATTAAGATTGATGAAAAGCGAAGAAAAACTGAGGCTGAACATGATGCGGTCATTCGCCTGAAACAGGAAGCGGATGAGCTGAAAGAAAAAATGGCAAAGGAGTATAATCAGTCATTGCTTGAACAGAAAGCTCTAATTGAAAAAGCGCAATTGGAGGCCATGGAGATTGTTAAAAAAACCCGCGAAGAAACTGAGGATATCTATAGAGAAATCAGGTCAATTCAGGAATCTACTGCCAATTCGGTTAAAGATAATAAGCAGCTGGAAGCGATCCGTAAGCGGATTAAAGAAAAGGAAAAAAATATTTATGAATTTGGCGGTGACCCTCGTGACTTGATGCAGGATCACTTCGAGTTTGAAGATTTATCAGTGGGAATGAAGGTATATGTCAACAGCCTGAGACGAGAAGGAGAAATCGTAAAGCTTTTGCCCAATGATCAGAAAGTAATGGTTCAGGTCGAGGTAATGAAACTGAAACTTGATATAGCGGATCTTTCACCATCAAGGGCTGTGGGAAAAACCAAGGAGAAACAGGTAACCTATAAGAAAACTGACCGTCATGCCATGGAAACAAAACTTGATTTGCGCGGAAAAAATGGCGAAGAGGCCTTGATGCTGGTGGAAAAAATGCTGGATGATGCAGTCCTGTCTGGCAGTAAACAGCTGATGATTGTTCACGGCAAAGGAACCGGACGGCTGCGTCAAATCATTCATGAATATCTGAAGGAATCAAAACTGATTGAAGATTTCAGATTAGGGGCTATGAATGAAGGCGGTTCGGGTGTTACGGTGGTTAACCTGTAG